In Acinetobacter piscicola, a single window of DNA contains:
- a CDS encoding enoyl-CoA hydratase/isomerase family protein has product MNTENHLIIEQQGALGMITLDRVPSLNALSLEMINGIRSQVEYWQNEDSVQAILIKSNSPKAFCAGGDIRYLYDSYKNGTKDHKAYFSAEYDMLNSIRASKKPVIVLLDGYVLGGGFGLAQACHIIVSSEKSRFAMPETAIGFFPDVAATHFLSRLDDIGVYLATTGDQISSSDALYLDLIDYHVPSEQLEALQQALVQAEHLTKENIGQMITKFITHPTQSELSLLAENIRKHFGFESLAEIENSLENETDTEYQAWASKVLNTLQQRSLIAKQASLKLQHLGRSLSLQQCMQIERDLQDIWFEHGDIVEGVRALIVDKDKQPKWQQSNPTLDKILAELG; this is encoded by the coding sequence ATGAATACAGAAAATCACTTAATTATTGAACAACAAGGTGCATTGGGCATGATCACTTTAGATCGTGTACCGAGTTTAAATGCTTTATCTTTAGAGATGATCAATGGCATTCGCAGCCAAGTTGAATATTGGCAAAATGAAGATAGTGTGCAAGCCATTTTAATTAAGTCAAATAGCCCTAAAGCCTTTTGTGCAGGTGGTGATATTCGCTATCTTTATGATAGTTATAAAAATGGTACTAAAGACCATAAAGCTTATTTTAGTGCCGAATATGACATGCTAAATAGCATTCGAGCATCAAAAAAGCCTGTTATTGTTTTACTTGATGGCTATGTTTTGGGTGGCGGTTTTGGTTTGGCTCAAGCATGTCATATCATTGTCAGTAGCGAAAAATCACGTTTTGCCATGCCTGAAACGGCAATAGGCTTTTTCCCTGATGTGGCGGCAACACACTTCTTATCTCGCTTAGATGATATTGGTGTTTATTTGGCAACGACGGGTGATCAAATTAGCAGTAGTGATGCCTTATATTTAGATTTGATTGATTATCATGTGCCAAGCGAGCAACTTGAAGCTTTACAACAAGCTTTAGTTCAAGCTGAACATTTAACGAAAGAAAATATTGGTCAAATGATTACGAAGTTTATTACCCATCCAACACAGAGCGAATTAAGCTTGTTGGCTGAAAATATTCGTAAGCATTTTGGTTTTGAAAGTCTAGCAGAAATTGAAAATAGTCTGGAAAATGAGACTGATACAGAATATCAAGCATGGGCAAGTAAAGTGCTGAATACTTTGCAGCAACGTTCCTTAATTGCTAAACAAGCGAGTTTAAAGTTGCAACATCTTGGACGGAGTTTGTCTCTACAGCAGTGTATGCAAATCGAGCGTGATTTACAGGATATTTGGTTCGAACATGGCGATATTGTTGAAGGTGTTCGTGCTTTGATTGTTGATAAAGACAAACAACCAAAATGGCAACAAAGTAATCCGACACTGGATAAAATTTTAGCTGAGCTGGGTTAA
- a CDS encoding enoyl-CoA hydratase: MQFETILLEKKNGVGLITLNRPKALNALNTELIREVNLALDDLEQDREIGCIVLAGSEKAFAAGADIKEMANLTFPNIYFDDFFNLADRIAQRRKPLIAAVSGYALGGGCELALMCDFIYCADNAKFALPEVTLGVIPGIGGTQRLTLAIGKAKTMEMCLTARQMGAIEAEQSGLVARVFAKEQLLQETLQAAEKIAEKSLVATMMIKESINRAFEVSLAEGLRFERRTFHSIFATLDQKEGMQAFVEKRQAQFKNQ; this comes from the coding sequence ATGCAGTTTGAAACGATTTTATTAGAAAAGAAAAATGGTGTAGGTTTAATCACGTTAAACCGTCCAAAAGCACTCAATGCGTTAAATACTGAACTCATTCGTGAAGTCAATTTAGCACTGGATGATCTAGAACAAGACCGTGAAATTGGGTGTATCGTCCTTGCAGGCTCAGAAAAAGCGTTTGCTGCGGGTGCAGATATTAAAGAAATGGCAAATTTAACATTCCCCAATATTTATTTTGATGATTTCTTTAATTTGGCTGATCGTATCGCACAACGTCGTAAGCCATTGATTGCTGCGGTGAGTGGCTATGCCTTAGGGGGTGGCTGTGAATTGGCATTGATGTGTGATTTTATTTACTGCGCAGATAATGCCAAGTTTGCCTTACCTGAAGTCACCTTGGGTGTTATTCCTGGGATCGGGGGGACACAACGTTTGACACTTGCAATTGGCAAAGCGAAAACTATGGAAATGTGCTTAACCGCACGTCAAATGGGCGCAATAGAAGCAGAGCAAAGTGGATTAGTGGCGCGTGTTTTTGCAAAAGAACAGTTATTGCAAGAAACTTTGCAAGCGGCTGAGAAAATTGCTGAAAAATCACTTGTAGCCACCATGATGATCAAAGAATCGATTAACCGTGCTTTTGAAGTTAGTTTGGCTGAAGGTTTACGTTTCGAACGCCGTACTTTCCATTCTATTTTCGCTACTCTCGACCAAAAAGAAGGCATGCAAGCCTTTGTTGAAAAACGTCAAGCGCAGTTTAAAAATCAATAA
- a CDS encoding acyl-CoA dehydrogenase family protein, with protein sequence MQFTEEQLLIQDMARNFAQEQIKPNAADWDRHGTFPKDALSQMGQLGFLGMLISDEWGGSATGNLAYVLALEEIAAADGATSTIMSVHNSVGCVPIAKFGTDEQKEKYLKPLAQGEMIGAFALTEPHTGSDAAAIKTRAVKDGDHWVINGAKQFITSGHNAGVIIVFAVTDPSAGKKGISAFIVPRETAGYEVIRTEEKLGLHASDTCQIALTDVRVHESLMLGKEGEGLKIALSNLEGGRIGIAAQAVGLARAALEEATQYAKDRITFGKPIFEHQAVAFRLASMATEIEAARQLVHHAARLKEAGQPCLNEASMAKLFSSEMVERVCSAALQIHGGYGYLKDFPIERIYRDARICQIYEGTSDIQRLVIARSL encoded by the coding sequence ATGCAATTTACCGAAGAACAATTGTTAATTCAGGATATGGCGAGAAATTTCGCACAAGAGCAAATTAAGCCAAATGCAGCAGATTGGGATCGTCATGGCACATTTCCAAAAGATGCATTGTCACAAATGGGACAATTGGGCTTTTTAGGTATGTTGATCTCTGATGAATGGGGCGGCTCAGCAACTGGAAATTTAGCCTATGTTTTAGCGCTAGAAGAAATTGCCGCAGCAGATGGCGCAACCTCAACCATTATGAGCGTACATAACTCTGTCGGTTGTGTACCCATTGCCAAATTTGGCACAGATGAGCAAAAAGAAAAATATTTAAAACCTTTGGCACAAGGTGAAATGATCGGCGCTTTTGCTTTGACCGAACCGCATACTGGTTCAGATGCTGCTGCGATTAAAACCCGTGCAGTTAAAGACGGTGATCACTGGGTGATTAATGGCGCAAAACAATTTATTACTTCAGGTCATAACGCAGGCGTGATTATTGTTTTTGCTGTGACAGATCCAAGTGCAGGAAAAAAAGGCATCAGTGCTTTCATCGTCCCGCGTGAAACAGCAGGTTATGAGGTGATTCGCACGGAAGAAAAATTGGGCTTACATGCGTCTGATACCTGTCAAATTGCGCTGACCGATGTACGCGTTCATGAAAGTTTGATGTTAGGTAAAGAAGGTGAAGGTTTAAAAATCGCCTTGTCAAATCTTGAAGGTGGGCGCATCGGGATTGCAGCACAAGCGGTGGGTTTGGCACGTGCCGCACTTGAAGAAGCAACGCAATACGCCAAAGACCGAATCACTTTTGGAAAACCTATTTTTGAGCATCAAGCGGTGGCATTTCGTTTAGCTAGTATGGCAACGGAAATTGAAGCAGCACGTCAGTTGGTACATCATGCAGCACGCTTAAAAGAAGCAGGACAGCCATGCTTAAATGAAGCTTCGATGGCAAAGTTGTTTTCTTCGGAAATGGTGGAGCGTGTTTGCTCAGCAGCGCTGCAAATTCATGGTGGATATGGCTATCTCAAAGACTTCCCTATCGAGCGAATTTACCGTGATGCGCGTATTTGTCAGATTTATGAAGGTACGAGCGATATTCAACGTTTGGTGATTGCACGTAGTTTATAA
- a CDS encoding AMP-binding protein: MLNYQDVAAAFDLNQAAQEMLSGSLDQVNACYECCDRHAEADANKVALYWQGKDGRKEQYTFSQLKTWSSQFANFLKSQGIQKGDRVSGLLPRTPELLVVILGTWRIGAVYQPLFTAFGPKAIEHRVQLAQSKLVISDVGNRSKLDEIAHCPQIVTVADRDGHGVEQSDLNFWDVVNAQSDQCELVMQTIQDPFLLMFTSGTTGPAKPLEVPLKALIAFGNYMKDAIGLKADDSFWNIADPGWAYGLYYGITGPLLLGHATLFYEGGFSIDSLCQIVDDYQVTNLAGAPTAYRMMMAADPQQMAKLKGKFRVVSSAGEPLNPEVFRWFKQVLDAPIFDHYGQTETGMVVCNHHALSHDVRAGVAGYASPGYRVAVVDEQGNELPTDTPGILAVDIEQSPMMWFGGYKESRKSPFLKHYYLTGDTAELHADGSMSFVGRSDDVITTSGYRIGPFDVESALLEHDAVIEAAVVGVPDPERTEIVKAFVILAEGKTACDELAEQLGQFVKKRLSAHAYPRQVEFVQELPKTPSGKIQRFLLRNQEIAKQTAKQAG; this comes from the coding sequence ATGTTGAATTATCAAGATGTAGCGGCAGCATTTGATTTAAATCAAGCTGCTCAAGAAATGCTTTCGGGTTCATTAGATCAAGTTAATGCTTGCTATGAATGCTGTGACCGTCATGCAGAAGCAGATGCGAATAAAGTCGCATTATATTGGCAAGGAAAAGATGGGCGCAAAGAACAATATACCTTTAGCCAATTGAAAACATGGTCAAGCCAATTTGCCAATTTTTTAAAATCGCAAGGTATACAAAAAGGTGATCGAGTTTCGGGATTATTACCCCGAACACCTGAACTTTTAGTGGTGATTTTAGGGACTTGGCGCATTGGGGCAGTGTATCAACCGTTATTCACCGCTTTTGGACCGAAGGCGATTGAGCATCGTGTGCAGTTAGCACAAAGTAAATTGGTAATTTCCGATGTGGGAAATCGTAGCAAACTGGATGAAATTGCTCATTGCCCACAAATCGTGACAGTGGCAGATCGTGACGGTCATGGGGTTGAACAAAGTGATTTAAACTTTTGGGATGTGGTCAATGCACAATCTGATCAATGTGAATTGGTCATGCAAACGATTCAAGACCCATTTTTACTCATGTTTACTTCGGGTACGACAGGTCCTGCAAAACCGTTAGAAGTACCATTAAAAGCTTTAATCGCTTTTGGCAACTACATGAAAGATGCGATTGGTTTAAAAGCAGATGATTCATTTTGGAATATTGCTGACCCCGGTTGGGCGTATGGTTTGTACTATGGCATCACAGGACCATTACTGTTAGGTCATGCGACTTTATTCTACGAAGGTGGTTTTAGTATCGACAGCTTGTGTCAGATTGTTGATGATTACCAAGTGACCAATTTGGCAGGTGCGCCAACAGCCTACCGTATGATGATGGCGGCTGATCCTCAGCAAATGGCAAAACTCAAAGGTAAATTCCGCGTGGTCAGTAGCGCAGGTGAGCCATTAAATCCAGAAGTGTTTAGATGGTTTAAACAAGTTCTAGATGCCCCAATTTTTGACCACTATGGGCAAACTGAAACAGGCATGGTGGTCTGTAATCATCATGCACTCAGTCATGATGTTCGAGCAGGTGTCGCAGGCTATGCAAGTCCAGGGTATCGGGTGGCGGTTGTAGATGAGCAAGGCAATGAGCTGCCGACAGATACACCGGGAATCCTTGCAGTGGATATCGAACAATCCCCAATGATGTGGTTTGGTGGCTATAAAGAAAGCCGTAAGTCTCCATTTTTAAAGCATTATTATTTAACTGGAGACACCGCAGAATTACATGCAGATGGCAGTATGAGTTTTGTTGGACGTAGTGATGATGTCATTACAACGTCAGGCTATCGTATTGGTCCTTTTGATGTAGAAAGCGCTTTGCTTGAGCATGATGCGGTGATTGAAGCTGCTGTGGTGGGTGTGCCTGATCCTGAGCGAACTGAAATTGTGAAAGCTTTCGTGATTTTGGCAGAAGGCAAAACAGCATGTGATGAACTTGCAGAACAACTTGGACAATTTGTCAAAAAACGTTTATCTGCACATGCTTATCCACGTCAAGTCGAATTTGTTCAGGAATTACCAAAAACCCCAAGTGGTAAAATTCAACGTTTTTTACTGCGTAATCAAGAGATTGCCAAACAAACGGCAAAGCAAGCAGGTTAA
- the mmsB gene encoding 3-hydroxyisobutyrate dehydrogenase has product MNIAFIGLGNMGGKMAQNLLKSGLTVYGFDLSEVAIQHFTEAGGIVCDSPQAAAQHADVVISMLPAAKHVKEVYLGENGVLSVLKAGSLCIDSSTIDPQTIKDIAEVGAEKGIKICDAPVSGGTIGAQAGTLTFMVGSDDAVFEQAKTVLQHMGKNIVHCGDVGAGQIAKICNNLILGISMAAVAEGMALGAKLGIDPQALAGVVNSSSGRCWSSEVCNPWPDISANAPAGRGYTDGFATQLMLKDLGLAIEAAGQVKQPILLGGLVQQMYQQLCLQGNAHLDFSSIIQQYLPPQA; this is encoded by the coding sequence ATGAATATTGCTTTTATTGGTTTAGGGAATATGGGCGGTAAAATGGCTCAAAACCTCCTCAAATCAGGTTTAACGGTATACGGTTTTGACCTCAGTGAAGTGGCAATTCAGCACTTCACCGAAGCTGGTGGGATTGTGTGTGACAGTCCTCAGGCAGCGGCGCAACATGCTGATGTGGTGATCAGCATGTTACCTGCAGCAAAACATGTAAAAGAGGTGTATTTGGGTGAAAATGGCGTATTGTCCGTGCTTAAAGCAGGTAGCTTATGTATTGATAGTAGTACCATTGACCCACAAACGATCAAAGATATCGCAGAGGTTGGTGCTGAAAAAGGCATTAAAATCTGTGATGCACCTGTGTCAGGCGGTACGATTGGAGCGCAAGCAGGGACATTGACCTTTATGGTCGGTAGCGATGATGCGGTATTTGAACAAGCGAAAACAGTATTGCAGCACATGGGTAAAAACATTGTACATTGTGGTGATGTTGGCGCAGGGCAAATTGCTAAAATCTGTAATAATTTGATTTTAGGCATTTCAATGGCTGCGGTTGCTGAAGGAATGGCATTGGGTGCAAAACTCGGTATTGACCCACAAGCACTTGCAGGTGTCGTGAATAGTTCAAGTGGTCGCTGTTGGAGTTCGGAAGTGTGTAATCCTTGGCCTGATATTTCAGCCAATGCACCTGCGGGTCGTGGCTATACGGATGGTTTTGCTACGCAACTCATGCTGAAAGATTTAGGTTTAGCCATCGAAGCGGCAGGGCAAGTCAAACAACCGATTTTATTAGGTGGTTTGGTGCAACAAATGTATCAACAGTTGTGTTTGCAAGGTAATGCGCACTTAGATTTTTCCAGCATTATTCAGCAATATTTACCACCACAAGCTTAA
- a CDS encoding CoA-acylating methylmalonate-semialdehyde dehydrogenase, translating into MNSITNIQSTTAKLLINGQFVESQTSDWQDIVNPATQEVLGRVPMATLDEVDAAIAAAQDAFKTWRLTPIQARMRIMLKLQDLIRDNMKDIAKVLTAEQGKTLADAEGDIQRGLEVVEHACSIGTLQMGEYVEGVARGVDTYTLQQPLGVCAGITPFNFPAMIPLWMFPMAIVCGNTFVLKPSEQDPLSTMMLVELAVQAGVPAGVLNVVHGGKAVVDRLCTHQAIKAISFVGSTAVGTHVYNLAGQHGKRVQSMMGAKNHVVVMPDANKEQTLNALVGAAFGAAGQRCMALSVAVMVGESKNWVDELVEKAKTLKVNAGHEPNTDIGPVISPRAKARVMDLINSGVEQGAELLLDGRDVQVVGYENGNFVGATIFNDVKTDMRIYKEEIFGPVLAIINVDTLDEAIELINANPFGNGVGLFTQSGATARTFQNTIDIGQVGINIPIPVPVPFFSFTGSRGSKLGDLGPYGKQAVQFYTQTKTITSRWFEDTQEKGEVNTTINLR; encoded by the coding sequence ATGAACAGCATCACAAATATTCAGTCAACGACGGCTAAATTATTAATTAACGGACAGTTTGTAGAATCACAAACTTCGGATTGGCAAGACATTGTTAACCCTGCAACACAGGAAGTGTTAGGTCGTGTGCCGATGGCAACACTGGATGAAGTTGATGCTGCCATTGCTGCTGCCCAAGATGCTTTTAAAACATGGCGTTTAACACCAATTCAAGCACGTATGCGTATCATGTTGAAGTTACAGGACTTGATCCGTGACAACATGAAAGACATTGCAAAAGTATTAACGGCTGAACAAGGCAAAACCTTGGCTGATGCTGAGGGCGATATCCAACGCGGTTTAGAAGTCGTTGAGCATGCATGTTCAATTGGTACGTTGCAAATGGGTGAATATGTCGAAGGTGTTGCACGTGGTGTAGACACGTATACGCTGCAGCAACCACTTGGCGTGTGTGCAGGCATTACACCATTTAATTTTCCTGCGATGATTCCTTTGTGGATGTTCCCAATGGCGATTGTCTGCGGAAATACTTTTGTATTGAAGCCTTCTGAACAAGATCCATTATCGACCATGATGTTGGTTGAGCTTGCCGTACAAGCGGGTGTACCTGCAGGCGTATTAAACGTTGTACACGGCGGTAAAGCAGTGGTTGATCGTTTATGTACCCATCAAGCTATTAAAGCGATTTCTTTTGTTGGTTCAACGGCTGTCGGAACGCATGTATATAACCTTGCAGGACAACATGGTAAACGTGTTCAGTCGATGATGGGCGCAAAAAACCATGTCGTGGTGATGCCTGATGCCAATAAAGAACAAACTTTAAACGCGCTTGTCGGGGCGGCATTTGGTGCGGCAGGTCAACGTTGTATGGCACTTTCTGTTGCAGTGATGGTCGGTGAAAGTAAAAACTGGGTAGATGAACTGGTCGAAAAAGCCAAAACTTTAAAAGTGAATGCAGGACATGAGCCAAATACCGACATTGGTCCAGTGATTTCTCCTCGTGCCAAAGCTCGTGTGATGGACTTAATCAATAGCGGTGTAGAGCAAGGTGCAGAGCTGTTACTCGATGGTCGTGATGTACAAGTTGTGGGCTATGAAAATGGCAACTTTGTTGGTGCGACCATTTTCAATGATGTCAAAACAGATATGCGCATTTATAAAGAAGAAATCTTTGGTCCTGTGCTTGCCATTATCAATGTAGACACTTTAGATGAGGCGATTGAACTGATTAATGCTAATCCATTTGGTAATGGTGTGGGCTTATTTACCCAAAGTGGTGCAACTGCACGTACATTCCAAAATACCATTGATATCGGTCAAGTCGGTATTAATATTCCAATTCCTGTACCTGTGCCATTTTTTAGCTTCACAGGTTCACGTGGTTCAAAACTTGGCGACTTAGGTCCTTATGGTAAGCAAGCGGTACAGTTCTATACACAAACCAAAACCATTACCAGCCGTTGGTTTGAAGACACTCAAGAAAAAGGTGAAGTCAACACCACCATTAACCTACGTTAA
- a CDS encoding LysR family transcriptional regulator, producing MKVDWDHLQYFLVLARAKTLTNAARMIGVEHSTVSRRIQALELALGTPLFKREATGYELTIEGLALVPRVEQMEHAFLQIEKPHQPLQGRVRIGTPEGFGTAFLAKLLAELSKKYPLLTIDLIPVPKMIKLSHREADIVISIDRPKSGPYIITRLTDYCLKIYGSKDYLSKTQPIHKLEDLKQHRFVNYIDDLVYSPELYCLERLPLQLAANFRSSSILAQQIAVSAGAGLAILPKFLANDQPELEQVLHDEVRFVHTFWMLTLVDLQHEPRIKLVWDFLRAQADEYQHLLMD from the coding sequence ATGAAAGTGGATTGGGATCATTTACAATATTTTTTAGTCTTGGCACGTGCAAAAACACTGACCAATGCAGCACGTATGATTGGTGTTGAACATAGTACCGTTTCTCGAAGAATACAGGCTTTGGAGCTGGCTTTAGGAACGCCATTATTTAAACGTGAAGCAACGGGTTATGAACTGACCATAGAGGGTTTAGCACTTGTGCCACGTGTAGAGCAAATGGAACACGCTTTTTTACAAATTGAAAAACCACATCAACCTTTACAAGGTCGTGTGCGTATTGGCACACCAGAAGGTTTTGGCACTGCATTTTTAGCTAAATTATTGGCAGAATTGTCCAAAAAATATCCCTTACTCACCATTGATTTAATCCCTGTACCAAAAATGATTAAGTTGTCACATCGTGAAGCTGACATTGTGATTTCGATTGACCGTCCTAAATCTGGACCTTATATCATCACTCGTTTGACCGACTATTGCTTAAAAATTTATGGCAGTAAAGACTATCTTTCAAAAACCCAACCCATTCATAAACTTGAAGATTTAAAACAACATCGTTTTGTTAATTATATTGATGATTTAGTCTACAGCCCAGAATTATATTGTTTAGAACGGCTACCATTACAACTTGCTGCCAACTTTAGAAGTAGCAGTATTTTGGCACAGCAAATCGCAGTCAGCGCAGGCGCAGGATTGGCAATATTGCCCAAATTTTTAGCCAATGATCAGCCTGAACTTGAACAAGTTTTGCATGATGAAGTGCGCTTTGTACATACTTTTTGGATGCTGACTTTGGTCGATTTACAACATGAACCACGCATTAAATTGGTCTGGGATTTTCTAAGAGCGCAAGCGGATGAATATCAACATTTATTGATGGACTAA
- the dsbG gene encoding thiol:disulfide interchange protein DsbG has product MQNIRYLSQKIALTLCVFGSASTSFALTPLQQQIANEGFEFVKEIPAPTNMTGWAGHRDQYPATVFISNDQKYYIVGDLYNAKGENLSVEALEKHVKGAVLDDVWQSLEKSTYIQDGKKDAPRIVYVFSDPNCPYCHQFWQKARPWVNSGKVQLRHIQVAVIRKESRGQVATLLTSKNPEQVFSQLNLKSGDQSLKPMQNIPAEIAKKIDANQELMDKYGFFATPAVIWKDSKGEFKSAQGMPKDLKEVFEQ; this is encoded by the coding sequence ATGCAAAATATTCGTTATTTATCACAAAAAATTGCTTTAACTTTATGTGTATTTGGTAGTGCAAGTACAAGTTTTGCGCTCACGCCATTGCAGCAACAAATTGCAAATGAAGGCTTTGAATTTGTGAAGGAAATTCCTGCACCTACAAATATGACAGGTTGGGCAGGACATAGAGATCAATATCCTGCGACAGTATTCATTTCAAATGATCAAAAATATTATATCGTGGGAGATTTATATAATGCCAAAGGGGAAAATTTATCTGTCGAAGCATTAGAAAAGCATGTCAAAGGCGCTGTTTTAGATGATGTATGGCAGTCATTGGAAAAATCAACGTATATTCAAGATGGTAAGAAAGATGCACCACGTATTGTTTATGTTTTTTCTGACCCGAATTGTCCTTATTGTCATCAGTTTTGGCAAAAGGCACGTCCTTGGGTAAATTCAGGAAAAGTTCAATTACGTCACATTCAAGTGGCTGTGATCCGCAAAGAAAGTCGTGGGCAAGTAGCAACTTTATTAACATCGAAAAATCCTGAGCAAGTTTTTAGCCAACTCAATTTAAAATCAGGTGATCAATCCTTAAAACCAATGCAAAATATTCCTGCTGAAATTGCCAAAAAAATTGATGCTAATCAGGAACTCATGGATAAATATGGTTTCTTTGCAACGCCTGCGGTGATTTGGAAAGACAGTAAAGGTGAATTTAAGTCTGCTCAAGGGATGCCGAAAGACTTAAAAGAAGTTTTTGAACAGTGA
- a CDS encoding TlpA disulfide reductase family protein: MISAEAIHLGPFMLPFPLLLVLLGLILVYIVGKILQKKQHWSAETWQTFSDSLWTTLWVGLIAARLVFVLFNLEVYLASPIDMLKVQDKGFHLYGGVIVGIVWFLWKNRAFKLENKVIFVTIFTLICAFSLGLKQWQKPHRFYPKMQFYSLEQQQIPLKQFIGKPTVVNLWASWCPPCHREMPVLAQAQTQFKNVNFVMLNQGENVVTIQQYLNKHHFSFQYVLMDSQGQLAKEMKMFGLPSTLFFNSQGQLMDRHMGELSPAMLQQYLKKISNSDHLK, translated from the coding sequence ATGATTTCTGCTGAAGCCATTCATTTAGGCCCTTTTATGTTGCCATTTCCACTGCTGTTGGTACTCTTAGGTTTAATTTTGGTCTACATTGTTGGCAAAATTTTACAGAAGAAACAACACTGGTCGGCTGAAACTTGGCAGACTTTTTCTGATTCTTTATGGACGACACTGTGGGTGGGGCTGATTGCAGCACGATTGGTTTTTGTGTTGTTCAATCTAGAGGTGTATTTGGCATCTCCCATCGACATGCTTAAGGTTCAAGACAAAGGCTTCCATTTATATGGTGGTGTAATTGTAGGTATTGTGTGGTTTTTATGGAAAAATCGTGCATTTAAACTTGAAAATAAAGTCATTTTTGTGACTATTTTCACTTTAATTTGTGCGTTCAGTTTGGGCTTAAAACAGTGGCAGAAGCCACACCGTTTTTACCCTAAAATGCAATTTTATAGCCTTGAACAGCAACAAATTCCGTTAAAACAATTTATAGGTAAGCCGACTGTTGTCAATCTTTGGGCGAGTTGGTGTCCACCATGTCATCGTGAGATGCCTGTTTTGGCACAAGCGCAAACTCAATTTAAAAATGTCAATTTTGTCATGCTGAATCAAGGTGAAAATGTGGTGACAATTCAGCAATATTTAAATAAACATCATTTTTCTTTTCAATATGTTTTGATGGATTCGCAAGGTCAACTTGCCAAAGAAATGAAGATGTTTGGTTTGCCAAGTACACTATTTTTTAACTCACAAGGACAATTGATGGATCGTCATATGGGCGAACTGAGTCCTGCCATGCTGCAACAGTATTTAAAGAAAATTTCGAATTCTGATCATTTAAAATAG